CCGGTCGGTTCAATCAGATCGGCACCCCGGACGACTTCCGTGACGCCCTGAGCAATGTCATCCAGAACTACTGCCAGGTTATAGGCGTACAGGCCGTCACGTCGGCGGATAATAAAATCTTCCTGTGCCAGTTGCTCAGGAATGCTGATCCAGCCATGCAGCAGATCGTGAAAACCAGTCACGGCATCACTGACTTTCAGCCTGACGGCGCTGTCGGCGGCGGTATGACTCGCCGTCCGGCAGGTGCCTGGATAAAAGCCGCCTGCATCTTTTATGGCTTTGCGGCTGCAGCGGCAATAGTAAGCGTCGCCGTCAGCCAGCCACTGATCGATTTGTGCCTGATACAGGTGGTGGCGGTGGCTCTGATAAATAACCTCGCCGTCCCATTCCAGGCCAAAGGCTTCCAGGGTGCGGAGAATATCGTCAGCGGCGCCCGGCATTTCACGCGGCGGATCCAGGTCTTCCATTCTCACCAGCCAGCGTCCCTGACGGGCGCGTGCCTGCAGGTAACTGCCAAGCGCAGCCACCAGCGAGCCGAAGTGCAGCGGGCCGGAGGGCGATGGTGCAAAGCGGCCAGTATAAGAAGACTGAGTTGTCATAGCGGTCGGTATCAGCAAAAGAAAATAAAAAAGGGAGCAAGCGCTCCCTTTTGTCTGATTAGGGTTACAAAGGGCAGCTTAGCCGGCCATTTGTTTTTCTTTGATTTCTGCCAGTGTCTTACAGTCGATACAAAGGTCGGCAGTCGGACGGGCTTCCAGGCGGCGGATACCAATTTCCACACCGCATGAATCACAGAAACCAAAATCATCATCTTCGATACGTTGCAGCGTCTTTTCAATTTTTTTGATCAGTTTACGCTCACGATCGCGGTTACGCAGTTCCAGGCTGAATTCTTCTTCCTGTGCCGCGCGATCCACTGGATCCGGGAAGTTAGCCGCTTCGTCCTGCATGTGGTTTACGGTACGGTCAACCTCTTCACGTAGTTGGTTGCGCCAGGCTTCCAGAATTTTACGGAAGTGCGCCAGCTGCGCCTCACCCATATATTCTTCGCCGGCTTTTTCCTGATATGGATCAACCCCAGCAATAGCCAGGATGCCTAGCGATTTTTTAACTTTGCTCTCTGGCATATAGCATCTCCTAACATATACCGAATAACCGTCACTGGTTAATTTTGGCGGGTATCTATAGCAGAAAGGATATAGTGTGGCAATTGCTGCATCTCTTCAATTTTATACCATTGTGAAGAAAGCATCATTTTTCCTTTTTACTGTGCAAATTCTACCCGCTGGTTTAACGTCAGCGCCGTGGGGCTGATGTCTGCACGGTAGCAGAAGACCTCAACACCCGCTTTTTCTGCTTGTTTTAGCAATGTCTCATAGACCGGGTCTATATGGTGCGCCGCTGCGACGTTTTCAATCCCTGAATGAAGAACAGCGAAAAATAAAACCGCCCGTTGACCGCTTGCCGCAACTTCCGCCAGCTCCCGTAAGTGTTTTTGTCCCCGGGTGGTGACGGCGTCCGGGAAATAACCACGGCCGTCCTGTTCCAGCAGGGTGACACTTTTCACTTCGATAAAGCAGGATGGTAGCAACGGGTCATCAAGAACAATATCTACCCGGCTGTTTTCAGTACCATACTTCACTTCCGTGCGCAATGAAGCATAGCCCGATAATTCAGGAATGAGGTCATTTTTGAGCGCTTCAACCACAATCTGGTTGGCCCGGGCTGTATTGATGCAAATCCGATGACCGGCTTTGGTCTCAGTCAGTTCCCAGCTGTGGGCATATTTTCGCTTCGGATTATCTGAGGTGGAATACCAGATGGTGTCACCTGGTTCGGCGCAGCCGGTCATGGCACCGGTATTGGCACAGTGCATCGTGGTTTCCGTACCGTCCGGCAGGGTAACATCGGCCAGAAAGCGCTTATAACGACGAATGAGCGTTGCGGGCTGCAAAGGTGAGGGATAATTCATGTACTGTCCTGTGCGGCGTTTTGTTCAGTGAGGAGTAACCATTCCCGGGCCAGGCGGTAATTCACGCCTGACCTGTCCGGGTCAGAAATATACAGCCCGAAGCGCTGAAAGTGAAAATGAAACGTGTCCTGTTCATTCTGCAGTCCGGGGCGATGCCACACATTCCGCCGCAGTGTGATATGCGGTTTATAGGCTCTCTCTTCCTGCGGCAAGCCGACAGTCAGTGCGCACCGGGAGAGCTGCTGCGCCAGTAACAGCAGCTCTCCCGGTGTCTCTTCACTGCCCAGCCACAGTACCTTGCTGCGTTTCCAGTACCCCAGCTGGTCAAAACGGACAGAAAAGGCCGGAATCCGCAGCTGATCGACTTCGGTCAGCAACAGGTCACGTTGCTGCGCCGTGACCTGTCCCAGAAAAGCCAGGGTCAGGTGGAGGTTGGTATCAGGGACGGCGCGTCCTTTGCCGGGATAAGCGTTTTTCAGCTGACACAGTCGCTGAAGTACCTCCTGATTGACGGCCGGTGGTTCGTTCAGTGGCAGGGCAAAGAACATCCGCTGACTGGCATCGGTTGAAAGCCCGTGGGCAGGGTGTTCGGATAAATCGGTCATCGCAGGCTCCTTTTTCTCGGATAACTGCATCGCTTGGATAACACTATCTCTTGGATAGCCGTGTCTCTCGAATAGCACCGTGATTCTTGTTTGAGTACAATCATCCCGAACGATCGGAGCGTTTTGTACAGAAAAATGTTCCTCCTTAGAAGATGACACAAGGGTCCCACATTGTCACAGCTCCCCATTGAAGCCGTTCTGCCTGAATTGCACACGGTGTTGCAGCGCCATCGTCAGCTCATTCTCAAAGCGCCTCCCGGTGCCGGTAAATCGACCCGTTTACCGCTCTCGTTGCTGGAATCCCGTGCCGTAAGCGGCAAAATTGTGATGCTGGAACCCCGCCGGCTGGCGGCCCGAAACATTGCGGCTTATCTGGCCACTCAGTTGGGGGAGAACGTTGGGCAGACTGTTGGCCTGCGAATGCGCGGAGAAACGAAGGTCAGTACTGCGACCCGGCTGGAGATTGTCACGGAAGGGGTGATGACCCGCATGTTACAGCAGGATCCTGAATTATCCGGGATCGATCTGCTGATTTTCGACGAATTTCATGAGCGAAGCCTGCATGCTGATACGTCGCTGGCGCTGGCGCTGGAAGTCCAGGAGGCGATGCGGGATGACCTCAGGCTGCTGGTGATGTCGGCGACGCTGGATCATGAAGCCTTGCAGACTCTGCTGCCGGAGGCCGGATTTCTGGCATCTGAGGGGCGCAGTTTCCCGGTGGATTATCGTTATCAGAGTCAGGGAACGTCGGCCCAGCAAAGTCCCGGCGTGGTGACAGACTGGACCGGCAAGCAGATTCTGAAGTTACTGTCGGAAGAGTCAGGTTCCATGCTGGTCTTTCTGCCCGGGGCCGGTGAAATCCGCCGTCTGGCTGAGTGGCTTGAAGCGGCGGCAGGGGCGGAGGTCATCATTGCACCTTTATATGGTCAGTTGGATACGCAGGCGCAGCAGCAGGCGATTCAGCCGGCACCGAAAGGGAAACGCAAAGTGGTTTTGGCGACCAACATCGCGGAAACCAGTCTGACGATCGAAGGGATCCGGCTGGTGGTTGATACCGGCTGGGAACGGGTGTCGCAATGGGATCCGAAAACCGGGATCAGCCGTCTGGCAATGGTGCGGATTGCCCGCTCGTCGGCCGAACAGCGTGCCGGGCGGGCCGGACGTCTGGAGCCGGGCATTTGTCTGCGCTTGTACAGCGAAGAAATGCTGAGCCGCCAGCCTGCGGTCCCGCAACCTGAGATTCTGCGCGCCGATCTGAGCCGTCTGGCACTGGAACTGGCCCAGTGGGGATGCACCAGCGCCGACGAATTACGCTGGCTGGATACACCCGCCGATGCTGCGATGCAGCAGGCCAGAGTGCTATTACAGTCTCTGGGCGCACTGGACGAACGGGGCCAACTGACCGCCAGAGGCCAGCTGATTCAGCAATCAGGCACCGAGCCCAGACTGGCTGCGATCCTGGCGCATGCCCGTGCTTTACCTGCATCGGCGCAGACGACCGCCGCGCTGCTGGTGGCCCTGCTGGAAGAACCGGCACGTGGTATCAGCAATCCGGATCTGGCTTATCAGCTGCATTTACTGGAATCCGACCAACTGCCCCGCAGCAAGTTATACCGTCAGCGGGCCAGACAGCATCTGGCAATGCTCCGGGATGGACAGGATTCTGCACCGGGCTGGCGTACAGACCGACGCTGGCTGGCGACGCTGATGGCAGCCGGTTTTCCTGACCGGATTGCGCTGTCCCGTGGGCAGGAAGGCCGTTTTCAGCTGGCGAATGGTCAGGGTGTCAGTGTTGATCATGAACAGCTTCTGGCGACGGAAACTGCACTGGTTGTGGCGGATGTCGTCAAGACCCGTCAGGGCGATAGCCGGGTGTTCACAGCTGTTGCCGCAGATATCGAGCAGTTACGGGAAGATTTGCCACCTTTATTCCACGAGCGGGAATGGCTGGACTGGGATGATAAAAAAGGGCGGCTGGTCGCAGAAAAGCAATGCTGTTGTGGCAAGCTGGTGATTCAGCGAACACCCATGGCCGAACCTGATCCGGCCCGGGCCAGTGAAGCCCTGCTCAATGCCATCCGGCGTCAGGGGCTGGATGTCCTGCCGTGGAATGCCCGCAGTGAAAGTCTGCGAATCCGGGCCCGTTGTGCCGAAGCTTGGCTCCCTGAACTGGCGTTGCCTGCAATGGATGATGCCAGTCTGCTGGCGTCTCTGGAAGACTGGCTATTGCCCTTTATGACCGGTATCAGCACCCTAAAGGCGCTGGCAAATCTGGATCTGACGGCGGCACTGGAAGCGCATCTGGGATGGGCGCAGGCGAAGGCGCTGGATCACGCGCTGCCGACTCATTATGAGGTGCCCACCGGCTCCCGGTATCCGATCCGTTATCAGCCAGGACAGGCACCGGTGCTGGCGGTCCGGATGCAGGAGATGTTTGGTGAGCAGACGTCGCCCGTGATTGCCAACGGCAAAATTGCGGTGGTGCTGGAGCTGCTGTCTCCCGCCCAGCGGCCGCTACAGATCACCTCAGATCTGGCCGCATTCTGGCAGGGAGCCTATAAAGACGTGCAGAAAGAAATGAAGGGTCGTTACCCGAAACATGTCTGGCCGGATGATCCTGCCAGCCATGCGCCAACCCGAAAAACCAAGAAATTTATGTAAGCGCCGGACAGTGCAGAGACCCTGAACATAAAGATATCATGATGACCCAAGAGCCCAAGCGCCGTCAGGCAGCGCCGAAACCGCCCAGTGAGAAGAAACCGAGTCGCCGCAAACCTGCCGGGACGAAAAAAGCCCCGTCAAAACGTGGCACGAAGACCTCCTCGGGCAGTCAGCCAGCGAAGACTGCCGCAAAGAAAAAAGCCTCCGGCAGCCGTTTATCCCGGTTTGGACGCTGGATGTTTTTCTCCGCACTGAAGCTGGGTCTGGCGATCCTCGCCGTGGTCTTTGTGATGGGGATATATCTCGACACGCTGGTGCGGGACAAATTTGACGGCCAGCTCTGGGACCTGCCAGCCGTGGTTTATGGCCGGGTGCTGGATCTGCAGCCGGGACAGGCCATCACACTGAATGAAGTGCGCCGGGAACTGGACGCGCTGCAATACCATAAAGTCCGTACGCCGCAGCGGGCGGGGGAGTATTCAGCATCTTCCACCCGGATCGAGCTGATCCGCCGTCCGTTTGAATTTGAAGACGGTTATGAAAGCCAGCGCCATGTCATGCTGACCTTCGATGACAGCGGGCTGAGCAAGGTGTTCGATCTGGGACGGGAGAAGGCGCTGGGCTATTTACGGATTGAACCCAAGATGCTGGGCATGCTGGGCACCAAAGAAGGCGAGCAGCGGATCTTCACGCCCCGGAAAGAGTTCCCGGAAGTGCTGATTGACGCCCTGCTGGCGACCGAAGACCGGGATTTCTACCATCACAGTGGTGTTTCTCCGCTGGCGATATTGCGTGCGGCTGTGGTCAACCTGAGAGCCGGACGGACCGTACAGGGCGGCAGCACCCTGACGCAGCAGCTGGCGAAGAACATATTTCTGACCCGTGAACGCTCCCTGTGGCGGAAAATTCAGGAAGCCTACATCGCAGTCATCATCGACTATCGCTACAGCAAAGATCGGATCCTCGAAGCCTATCTCAATGAAGTTTATCTCGGACAGAGCAGTGGCCGTGAGATTCATGGCTTCGGGCTCGGTGCCCGCCTCTATTTTGGCAGACCGTTGCAGGAACTGCGGATTGATCAGCTGGCGATGCTGGTGGGCATGGTCAAAGGACCGTCTTATTACAACCCCTGGCGTCATA
This DNA window, taken from Photobacterium sp. CCB-ST2H9, encodes the following:
- the hrpB gene encoding ATP-dependent helicase HrpB, whose protein sequence is MSQLPIEAVLPELHTVLQRHRQLILKAPPGAGKSTRLPLSLLESRAVSGKIVMLEPRRLAARNIAAYLATQLGENVGQTVGLRMRGETKVSTATRLEIVTEGVMTRMLQQDPELSGIDLLIFDEFHERSLHADTSLALALEVQEAMRDDLRLLVMSATLDHEALQTLLPEAGFLASEGRSFPVDYRYQSQGTSAQQSPGVVTDWTGKQILKLLSEESGSMLVFLPGAGEIRRLAEWLEAAAGAEVIIAPLYGQLDTQAQQQAIQPAPKGKRKVVLATNIAETSLTIEGIRLVVDTGWERVSQWDPKTGISRLAMVRIARSSAEQRAGRAGRLEPGICLRLYSEEMLSRQPAVPQPEILRADLSRLALELAQWGCTSADELRWLDTPADAAMQQARVLLQSLGALDERGQLTARGQLIQQSGTEPRLAAILAHARALPASAQTTAALLVALLEEPARGISNPDLAYQLHLLESDQLPRSKLYRQRARQHLAMLRDGQDSAPGWRTDRRWLATLMAAGFPDRIALSRGQEGRFQLANGQGVSVDHEQLLATETALVVADVVKTRQGDSRVFTAVAADIEQLREDLPPLFHEREWLDWDDKKGRLVAEKQCCCGKLVIQRTPMAEPDPARASEALLNAIRRQGLDVLPWNARSESLRIRARCAEAWLPELALPAMDDASLLASLEDWLLPFMTGISTLKALANLDLTAALEAHLGWAQAKALDHALPTHYEVPTGSRYPIRYQPGQAPVLAVRMQEMFGEQTSPVIANGKIAVVLELLSPAQRPLQITSDLAAFWQGAYKDVQKEMKGRYPKHVWPDDPASHAPTRKTKKFM
- the thpR gene encoding RNA 2',3'-cyclic phosphodiesterase, giving the protein MTDLSEHPAHGLSTDASQRMFFALPLNEPPAVNQEVLQRLCQLKNAYPGKGRAVPDTNLHLTLAFLGQVTAQQRDLLLTEVDQLRIPAFSVRFDQLGYWKRSKVLWLGSEETPGELLLLAQQLSRCALTVGLPQEERAYKPHITLRRNVWHRPGLQNEQDTFHFHFQRFGLYISDPDRSGVNYRLAREWLLLTEQNAAQDST
- the gluQRS gene encoding tRNA glutamyl-Q(34) synthetase GluQRS, translated to MTTQSSYTGRFAPSPSGPLHFGSLVAALGSYLQARARQGRWLVRMEDLDPPREMPGAADDILRTLEAFGLEWDGEVIYQSHRHHLYQAQIDQWLADGDAYYCRCSRKAIKDAGGFYPGTCRTASHTAADSAVRLKVSDAVTGFHDLLHGWISIPEQLAQEDFIIRRRDGLYAYNLAVVLDDIAQGVTEVVRGADLIEPTGRQIGLYRQLGKPEVSYLHLPLVVTANGNKLSKQNHAPAIDKSQSGPLLCEAMTFLGMSPPPELSSAAPREILHWGIAHWDVSNLPPTTAITLNLAS
- the sfsA gene encoding DNA/RNA nuclease SfsA, whose amino-acid sequence is MNYPSPLQPATLIRRYKRFLADVTLPDGTETTMHCANTGAMTGCAEPGDTIWYSTSDNPKRKYAHSWELTETKAGHRICINTARANQIVVEALKNDLIPELSGYASLRTEVKYGTENSRVDIVLDDPLLPSCFIEVKSVTLLEQDGRGYFPDAVTTRGQKHLRELAEVAASGQRAVLFFAVLHSGIENVAAAHHIDPVYETLLKQAEKAGVEVFCYRADISPTALTLNQRVEFAQ
- the dksA gene encoding RNA polymerase-binding protein DksA, whose amino-acid sequence is MPESKVKKSLGILAIAGVDPYQEKAGEEYMGEAQLAHFRKILEAWRNQLREEVDRTVNHMQDEAANFPDPVDRAAQEEEFSLELRNRDRERKLIKKIEKTLQRIEDDDFGFCDSCGVEIGIRRLEARPTADLCIDCKTLAEIKEKQMAG